From the genome of Pseudomonas yamanorum, one region includes:
- the ruvB gene encoding Holliday junction branch migration DNA helicase RuvB, with amino-acid sequence MIEADRLIAATGPRDREEVQDRAIRPLSLAEYIGQPTVREQMELFIQAARGRSESLDHTLIFGPPGLGKTTLANIIAQEMGVSIKSTSGPVLERPGDLAALLTNLEPHDVLFIDEIHRLSPIVEEVLYPAMEDFQLDIMIGEGPAARSIKLDLPPFTLVGATTRAGMLTNPLRDRFGIVQRLEFYSTADLATIVSRSATILGLPLDPEGAFEIARRARGTPRIANRLLRRVRDFAEVRAKGHITKPVADLALNLLDVDEHGFDHQDRRLLLTMIEKFDGGPVGVDSLAAAISEERHTIEDVLEPYLIQQGYIMRTPRGRVVTRHAYLHFGLNIPSRLGEMPVVDEFLDAVDD; translated from the coding sequence GTGATTGAAGCTGATCGTCTGATCGCGGCCACCGGCCCCCGTGACCGTGAAGAAGTCCAGGACCGGGCGATTCGCCCCCTGAGCCTTGCCGAATACATCGGCCAGCCCACCGTGCGCGAGCAGATGGAGCTGTTTATCCAGGCTGCGCGCGGGCGCAGCGAGTCCCTGGATCACACGTTGATCTTCGGCCCGCCGGGCTTGGGCAAGACCACCCTGGCCAACATCATCGCCCAGGAAATGGGCGTGTCGATCAAGTCCACCTCCGGCCCTGTGCTGGAGCGTCCGGGTGACCTGGCGGCGCTGCTGACCAATCTGGAGCCCCACGACGTACTGTTTATCGACGAGATCCACCGGCTTTCGCCCATCGTCGAGGAAGTGTTGTACCCGGCCATGGAAGACTTCCAGTTGGACATCATGATCGGCGAAGGCCCGGCCGCGCGCTCGATCAAGCTCGACCTGCCACCGTTCACGCTGGTGGGGGCCACCACCCGTGCGGGCATGCTGACCAATCCGCTGCGAGACCGTTTCGGGATTGTTCAACGTCTAGAGTTCTATAGCACGGCGGATCTGGCCACCATCGTCAGCCGTTCGGCGACTATCCTCGGCTTGCCCCTGGACCCGGAAGGCGCGTTTGAAATCGCCCGCCGCGCCCGTGGTACGCCGCGGATTGCCAACCGGTTGCTGCGTCGGGTGCGCGATTTTGCCGAAGTACGCGCCAAAGGGCATATCACCAAGCCCGTGGCAGACCTGGCGCTGAACCTGCTGGATGTGGATGAACACGGCTTTGATCACCAGGACCGGCGCCTGCTGCTGACCATGATCGAGAAGTTCGACGGTGGCCCGGTGGGTGTGGACAGCCTCGCGGCAGCCATCAGCGAAGAGCGGCACACAATTGAGGATGTACTGGAACCGTACCTGATCCAGCAGGGCTACATCATGCGTACACCGAGGGGGCGCGTGGTCACCCGGCATGCGTATCTGCACTTTGGGTTAAACATTCCGTCACGATTGGGCGAGATGCCCGTAGTAGACGAATTCCTTGATGCAGTAGACGATTAA
- the ybgC gene encoding tol-pal system-associated acyl-CoA thioesterase, with the protein MRAQNGDQSFAHRCRVYYEDTDAGGIVYYVNYLKFMERARTERLRELGFAQSQLAGEDLLFVVHSSEARYYAPARLDDELLVSAEITELNRASLRFKQQVRRATDATLLCEGQFLVACVRTNSLKPRAIPEALRAAFAGVSGAGKHSEQEI; encoded by the coding sequence ATGCGCGCGCAAAACGGGGATCAGTCGTTCGCACATCGCTGTCGCGTTTATTACGAGGACACCGATGCCGGCGGCATCGTTTATTACGTCAATTACCTAAAGTTCATGGAGCGGGCTCGAACCGAGCGGCTACGGGAGCTGGGCTTTGCCCAATCCCAGCTGGCAGGGGAGGACCTGTTGTTTGTCGTGCATTCCAGCGAGGCTCGTTATTACGCGCCGGCGCGACTGGACGATGAACTGCTGGTCAGCGCAGAAATAACCGAATTGAACCGTGCCAGCCTGCGCTTTAAACAGCAGGTCAGGCGGGCTACGGATGCAACGCTGCTCTGTGAGGGGCAGTTCCTGGTGGCCTGTGTTCGCACCAATAGTTTGAAACCCCGGGCCATTCCCGAAGCTCTACGCGCGGCCTTTGCCGGCGTGAGCGGCGCGGGTAAACATTCAGAGCAGGAGATTTAG
- the tolQ gene encoding protein TolQ: MEPTVVDHSSMWSLVSNASVVVQLVMLVLVAASVTSWVMIFQRSNLLRAGRRALESFEERFWSGIDLSKLYRQAGSNPDPDSGVEQIFRAGFKEFSRLRQQPGVDPEAVMEGVARAMRVAISREEEKLEQSLPFLATVGSVSPYIGLFGTVWGIMNSFRGLAQAQQATLATVAPGIAEALIATAIGLFAAIPAVIAYNRFAARGETLISRYYTFADEFQAILHRKVHTSEE; the protein is encoded by the coding sequence GTGGAACCTACCGTCGTCGACCATTCCTCCATGTGGAGCCTGGTCAGCAATGCCAGTGTCGTGGTTCAACTGGTGATGCTGGTCCTGGTAGCCGCATCGGTTACCTCTTGGGTCATGATTTTTCAGCGCAGCAACCTGCTGCGTGCCGGTCGACGTGCCCTGGAGAGCTTCGAAGAGCGCTTCTGGTCGGGTATCGACCTGTCCAAACTGTATCGCCAGGCCGGCAGCAACCCGGACCCGGATTCGGGCGTCGAGCAGATCTTCCGCGCCGGCTTCAAGGAGTTCTCCCGTCTGCGCCAGCAGCCAGGCGTTGACCCGGAAGCGGTCATGGAAGGCGTGGCCCGTGCCATGCGTGTAGCGATTTCCCGCGAAGAAGAAAAGCTTGAGCAAAGCCTGCCGTTCCTCGCCACCGTAGGTTCCGTGAGCCCGTACATCGGTCTGTTCGGTACCGTGTGGGGGATCATGAACTCCTTCCGCGGCCTGGCCCAGGCCCAGCAAGCGACCCTGGCCACCGTGGCCCCGGGTATCGCCGAAGCGCTGATCGCCACCGCCATCGGCCTGTTCGCAGCTATTCCCGCCGTAATCGCCTACAACCGTTTTGCCGCTCGTGGCGAAACCTTGATCAGCCGTTACTACACCTTCGCCGATGAATTCCAGGCGATCCTGCACCGTAAAGTGCACACCAGCGAAGAATAA
- the tolR gene encoding protein TolR: MARARKKRKPVAEMNVVPYIDVMLVLLVIFMVTAPMLNQGVKVDLPKVSSEALPQDNNTQVLTISIKADKTYYWNLGSEVDTQKQQDKAMTLPQMTDAVTKIIRAGNEGGKHTQVFIRGDKVVDYGSVMGAMGGLQKAGVGNVGLITEAP, encoded by the coding sequence ATCGCTCGAGCTCGCAAAAAGCGCAAGCCGGTCGCCGAGATGAACGTAGTGCCTTACATCGACGTGATGCTGGTGCTGCTGGTTATCTTCATGGTGACCGCGCCGATGCTCAATCAGGGCGTGAAGGTTGATCTGCCCAAGGTTTCCAGCGAAGCCTTGCCGCAGGACAACAACACTCAGGTCCTGACCATTTCGATCAAGGCTGACAAGACCTATTACTGGAACCTTGGCAGCGAAGTCGACACTCAGAAACAGCAGGACAAGGCCATGACCTTGCCGCAGATGACTGATGCTGTGACCAAGATCATTCGCGCCGGCAACGAAGGTGGCAAGCACACCCAGGTGTTCATCCGCGGCGACAAGGTCGTCGACTATGGCTCCGTCATGGGCGCCATGGGCGGGCTGCAGAAGGCCGGCGTCGGTAACGTTGGCTTGATTACCGAGGCGCCCTGA
- the tolA gene encoding cell envelope integrity protein TolA codes for MHQQREPSASESFFWPSVWAIALHVLVFGMLFVSFAMTPDLPPAKPIVQATLYQLKSKSQATTQTNQKIAGEAQKSAARQTEVEQMEQKKVEQEAVKAAAEQKKEEAAQKAEESKKADEAKKADEAKKADEAKKADKAAEAKKAEEKQLADIAKKKSEEEAKKAAEEEAKKKAAEDAKKKIVEDAKKKAADDAKKKAEADEAKKKIADDAKKKAAADASKKKAQEAARKSTEDKKAQALADLLSDTPQRQQALADERGDEVAGSFDDLIRSRAAEGWTRPPSARKGMTVVLQIGMLPDGTVTSVSVAKSSGDGSFDSSAVAAVKNIGRLTEMQGMKPSDFAPYRSFKMTFTPEDLAL; via the coding sequence ATGCACCAACAGCGAGAGCCGTCCGCCTCGGAAAGCTTCTTCTGGCCTAGCGTCTGGGCAATTGCCCTGCACGTCCTGGTGTTTGGCATGCTGTTCGTCAGCTTTGCCATGACCCCGGACCTGCCGCCAGCCAAGCCGATCGTGCAGGCGACCCTGTATCAGCTGAAATCGAAAAGCCAGGCCACCACCCAGACCAATCAGAAGATTGCGGGTGAGGCCCAGAAGTCGGCTGCGCGCCAGACTGAAGTCGAGCAGATGGAACAGAAGAAGGTCGAGCAGGAAGCGGTGAAGGCTGCTGCGGAACAAAAGAAAGAAGAGGCGGCTCAAAAGGCCGAGGAATCGAAAAAGGCTGACGAGGCGAAGAAAGCTGACGAGGCTAAAAAGGCTGATGAAGCCAAGAAAGCCGATAAAGCTGCTGAAGCCAAGAAGGCTGAAGAGAAACAATTGGCTGATATAGCCAAGAAGAAATCTGAAGAAGAAGCCAAGAAAGCTGCTGAAGAAGAGGCCAAGAAAAAGGCCGCTGAAGACGCGAAGAAAAAGATAGTCGAAGACGCGAAGAAGAAAGCCGCGGACGACGCCAAGAAGAAAGCTGAAGCTGACGAGGCGAAGAAGAAAATCGCCGACGACGCGAAGAAGAAAGCTGCCGCCGATGCCTCGAAGAAAAAGGCCCAGGAAGCAGCACGTAAATCGACCGAAGACAAAAAGGCCCAGGCCTTGGCCGATTTGCTTTCCGACACGCCGCAGCGCCAGCAAGCCTTGGCCGATGAACGTGGTGATGAAGTCGCGGGCAGTTTCGATGACCTGATTCGTTCACGGGCAGCGGAAGGTTGGACCCGTCCTCCTTCGGCACGTAAAGGCATGACAGTAGTGCTGCAGATCGGCATGTTGCCGGACGGTACGGTGACCTCGGTCAGCGTGGCCAAGTCCAGTGGCGACGGTTCGTTCGACAGTTCGGCGGTAGCAGCGGTCAAGAACATTGGCCGGTTGACCGAGATGCAGGGAATGAAACCAAGCGACTTCGCTCCCTACCGTTCATTCAAGATGACATTCACACCTGAGGATCTAGCCTTGTGA
- the tolB gene encoding Tol-Pal system beta propeller repeat protein TolB, with protein sequence MLVVICCMAGIAAADEKNILVTSGSDRATPIAVVPFGWQGGSVLPDDMSQIISDDLRNSGYYAPIDKGNMISQPTQASEVIFRDWKALNAQYLMVGSITPAGGRLQIQYTLFNVATEQQVLTGSVSGTTDQLRDMAHYISDQSFEKLTGIKGAFSTRLLYVTAERFSVDNTRYTLQRSDYDGARAVTLLQSREPILSPRFAPDGKRIAYVSFEQKRPRIFVQHIDTGRREQITNFEGLNGAPAWSPDGSRLAFVLSKDGNPDIYVMNMASRQLSRVTSGPGINTEPFWGKDGSTIYFTSDRGGKPQVYKTSVNGGGAERVTFIGNYNAAPKLSADEKTLVMIHRQDGFTNFRVAAQDLQRGTVKILTDTNLDESATVAPNGTMVIYATRQQGRGVLMLVSINGRVRLPLPTAQGEVREPSWSPYLN encoded by the coding sequence ATGCTTGTCGTTATTTGCTGCATGGCAGGGATAGCGGCGGCGGATGAAAAGAACATCCTGGTCACCAGCGGTAGCGATCGGGCCACCCCGATCGCCGTTGTACCGTTTGGCTGGCAGGGCGGCAGCGTGCTGCCGGACGACATGTCGCAGATCATCAGTGATGACCTGCGCAACTCCGGTTACTACGCGCCGATCGACAAAGGCAACATGATCAGCCAGCCGACCCAGGCCAGCGAAGTCATCTTCCGTGACTGGAAAGCGCTGAACGCCCAGTACCTGATGGTTGGCAGCATCACGCCTGCCGGCGGTCGCCTGCAGATCCAGTACACCCTGTTCAACGTCGCGACCGAGCAGCAAGTGCTGACCGGCAGCGTGTCGGGTACCACGGATCAGTTGCGGGACATGGCGCACTACATCTCCGACCAGTCGTTTGAAAAGCTGACCGGGATCAAGGGTGCCTTCTCGACTCGCCTGCTCTATGTAACAGCAGAGCGTTTTTCGGTAGACAACACTCGCTACACGCTGCAGCGCTCCGACTATGACGGCGCTCGTGCAGTGACGCTGCTGCAATCCCGTGAGCCGATCCTGTCGCCACGCTTTGCACCAGACGGCAAGCGTATCGCCTACGTGTCCTTTGAACAGAAGCGTCCACGCATCTTCGTTCAGCACATCGACACCGGTCGCCGTGAGCAGATCACCAACTTCGAAGGCCTGAATGGCGCGCCAGCCTGGTCGCCGGATGGTTCTCGCCTGGCGTTCGTATTGTCCAAAGACGGTAACCCGGACATTTACGTGATGAACATGGCTTCGCGCCAACTGAGCCGTGTTACCAGCGGCCCTGGCATCAACACCGAACCGTTCTGGGGTAAGGATGGTTCGACCATCTACTTCACCTCCGACCGTGGCGGCAAGCCGCAAGTCTACAAAACCAGCGTCAACGGCGGCGGCGCCGAACGTGTGACCTTTATTGGTAACTACAACGCTGCACCTAAGCTTTCGGCTGATGAAAAGACGTTGGTGATGATTCACCGTCAGGATGGTTTCACTAATTTCCGGGTTGCGGCCCAGGATTTGCAGCGCGGAACCGTAAAAATCCTTACAGATACCAACCTTGATGAGTCAGCCACTGTTGCGCCCAACGGCACCATGGTAATCTACGCCACCCGCCAGCAGGGCCGGGGAGTCTTGATGCTCGTGTCCATTAATGGACGCGTAAGGCTCCCGCTTCCTACCGCACAAGGCGAAGTCAGAGAACCATCCTGGTCCCCTTACCTGAACTGA
- the pal gene encoding peptidoglycan-associated lipoprotein Pal, with protein MEMLKFGKFAALALALSVAVGCSSKGGDNAGEGAAVDPNAGYGANTGAVDGSLSEEAALRAITTFYFEYDSSDLKPEAMRALDVHAKDLKANGARVVLEGNTDERGTREYNMALGERRAKAVQRYLVLQGVAPGQLELVSYGKERPVATGHDEQSWAQNRRVELRK; from the coding sequence ATGGAAATGCTGAAGTTTGGTAAGTTTGCTGCTCTGGCTCTGGCTCTGTCCGTAGCCGTTGGTTGCTCGTCTAAAGGCGGCGACAATGCCGGTGAAGGCGCAGCTGTTGATCCAAACGCTGGTTACGGCGCTAACACTGGTGCAGTTGACGGCTCCCTGAGCGAAGAAGCTGCTCTGCGCGCTATCACCACTTTCTACTTCGAATACGACAGTTCGGACCTGAAACCAGAAGCCATGCGCGCTCTGGACGTTCACGCGAAGGACCTGAAAGCTAACGGCGCTCGCGTTGTTCTGGAAGGTAACACCGACGAACGTGGTACTCGTGAGTACAACATGGCACTGGGCGAGCGTCGTGCGAAAGCCGTTCAGCGCTACCTGGTACTGCAAGGTGTTGCTCCAGGCCAACTGGAACTGGTTTCCTACGGTAAAGAGCGTCCAGTTGCTACTGGCCACGACGAGCAGTCCTGGGCTCAAAACCGTCGCGTCGAACTGCGTAAGTAA
- the ybgF gene encoding tol-pal system protein YbgF gives MRTCRRALTVLALSLAPLAVWAAVPVEDSNSGYNNSGSSYPPAGYGTNGAYAGGAATAAPSAQGELFNQLQRMQDQLSQQQGTIEVLQNQVNQLKQEGLERYQDLDRRIGAGVTPAATPDNSSAGGAPSAAAGGAAAGAAAASQAPAASSEPGDPAKEKLYYDAAFDLIKAKDFDKASQAFTAFLRKYPNSQYAGNAQYWLGEVNLAKGDLQGAGQAFAKVSQLYPKHAKVPDSLYKLADVERRLGHTDKVKGILQQVVAQYPGTSAAQLAQRDLQRM, from the coding sequence ATGCGAACGTGCCGTCGTGCTCTAACTGTATTGGCTCTCAGCCTGGCACCGCTTGCGGTGTGGGCTGCGGTTCCTGTGGAAGATAGCAACTCTGGCTATAACAATAGCGGGAGCAGTTATCCGCCAGCGGGTTATGGCACGAACGGCGCCTATGCCGGGGGGGCGGCTACGGCCGCGCCTTCGGCACAGGGCGAACTGTTCAACCAGCTGCAACGCATGCAGGATCAATTGTCGCAGCAACAAGGCACGATTGAAGTTCTGCAGAATCAAGTGAACCAGCTGAAGCAAGAAGGCCTGGAGCGTTACCAGGATCTTGATCGACGTATTGGAGCCGGCGTTACACCAGCCGCTACTCCTGATAATTCTTCTGCCGGTGGCGCGCCAAGTGCCGCCGCCGGTGGTGCAGCAGCAGGGGCCGCGGCTGCCAGCCAAGCCCCTGCCGCCAGCAGCGAACCGGGTGATCCGGCGAAGGAAAAACTGTATTACGACGCAGCCTTCGACCTGATCAAAGCCAAGGATTTCGATAAGGCCAGCCAGGCTTTTACCGCATTCCTGCGCAAATACCCGAACAGCCAGTACGCGGGCAACGCCCAGTACTGGTTGGGTGAGGTGAACCTGGCCAAAGGCGACTTGCAAGGTGCAGGTCAGGCGTTTGCCAAGGTCAGCCAGCTGTACCCCAAGCACGCCAAGGTGCCGGATTCGCTGTACAAACTGGCTGACGTAGAACGCCGCCTGGGTCATACCGACAAGGTCAAAGGCATTCTGCAGCAGGTGGTGGCCCAATATCCGGGTACCTCCGCTGCTCAGTTGGCACAGCGGGATCTGCAACGCATGTAA
- the queE gene encoding 7-carboxy-7-deazaguanine synthase QueE codes for MQDTLRITEVFYSLQGETRTAGLPTVFVRLTGCPLRCQYCDSAYAFSGGTVRTLDDILEQVAGYRPRYVCVTGGEPLAQPNAIPLLKQLCDAGYEVSLETSGALDISAVDPRVSRVVDLKTPGSKEAHRNRYENIELLTANDQVKFVICSREDYDWATSKLIQYGLDRRAGEVLFSPSHHDLNARDLADWVVADNLPVRLQLQLHKYLWNDEPGR; via the coding sequence ATGCAAGACACATTACGTATCACCGAAGTTTTTTACTCGTTGCAGGGTGAAACGCGCACTGCCGGGCTGCCCACTGTATTTGTGCGCCTCACCGGTTGCCCGCTGCGTTGCCAGTACTGCGACAGCGCCTACGCCTTCAGTGGCGGTACCGTGCGCACCCTTGACGACATCCTCGAGCAAGTGGCCGGTTACCGGCCGCGTTATGTCTGCGTCACCGGTGGCGAGCCGCTGGCGCAGCCTAATGCCATTCCCCTGCTCAAGCAGTTGTGTGATGCCGGTTACGAGGTTTCCCTGGAAACCAGCGGTGCCCTGGATATTTCCGCGGTCGACCCTCGCGTCAGTCGTGTCGTCGACCTCAAGACCCCGGGTTCCAAGGAAGCGCACCGCAACCGCTACGAGAACATCGAGTTGCTGACGGCCAACGACCAGGTCAAGTTCGTCATCTGTTCCCGTGAAGACTACGACTGGGCGACCTCCAAGCTGATCCAATATGGCCTGGACCGCCGTGCCGGCGAAGTGCTGTTTTCCCCCAGCCATCATGACCTGAATGCTCGCGACCTGGCTGACTGGGTTGTCGCAGACAATCTGCCGGTGCGCCTGCAGCTGCAGTTGCACAAGTACCTGTGGAACGACGAGCCGGGGCGCTGA